The stretch of DNA ACATGGAAAATCAAGACAGATAGCTGTTTGTGGGTCTTTTCATcctcctcaagtgtaaaatgagttgtgtgagaaacaaaagaagactTTTCTTTCCACAGGATAAACACTACACATCCAGCTTTGCAGGAAAGATAACAGGATATAAATCAGGAGTAACTGGTTCCAGGCAGAGTTGTGGCGTGGAAGAAGCAGGCTTCTGATCAAATAAAAGGTCAGAAGTTTGTACACATGCTTTATAGGCTGGTTAATAGTATCCAAAACAACCGTAGAGTGGAGTCAGCTGATTTAAATGCACATGTGATGCATGACAAGAGAGGAGGAACATATCTAGAAGAACCTCGAACAGACGGTTCAGGATGTTGCATCCAGCCAATGAGGAGCAAGGGGTGGGGGGAATTTGAGTTGGGAACAGGAAATAAATAGCCTTGTATTAGCCTTAGCAATCATGCTCCTTTAGGGAGCTGCACATTCACAAGAATGTAAAATAAAGTAAGTGCTTTCCTGCCTTCAACAAGTGTTCTTTCTAGATTGAATGTGCTCCATACAGTAGCTtgcctccttttctgctctagCTCTTggttatatagtactttaaggttcacaaagcgcaacaacactgggagacaggtgctgttactgtctacattttacagataaagaaactgagtcatgcacaccttaaatgacttgcccaaagtcatatagctagtcaATGTTTGAGTTTGGACTTGAACTTAGATATTCCTTACTCTTTAGCCAGGTTTCCATTCACTGGTATGGCCATGTCATAAATTTAGAGGTGAATTGGCCTTTGAGGTCATGCAATATATCTCTCTCATTGTGTAAAGAAGGAGAGTGACTTCTAGATGTTTAAGATTACTTAAAAGAAGTAATACTGATGGGGTTTAGAATCTGCACCACTTCACCCTTGGACATTACAAGGAATTTCAGGAATCCAACCACTGAACTCAGATCCCTGATATTCAACTGAGGCATGGGATCATCCCAGTATGATCATTTCAACTGTCTTTTCATTGTGGTCCCCAACCCAGCTCaatccttcattttctcttataTCCAATctagtccctgaattttcccatacatttcagtcACAGCTTTGCCCCTGCTCAAAGTACCTGGGCTACCCCAAACCACTTTGATTGCTTAATTAGCTTACTTGACACTGCCTAATCCCATCCAACCCCCTTTCTGTTACCTCCAAACCACTCCAGGCTATTCATCACTCTTTAATCCCATCCAAATACTTCTacaatatttttccctttaaaaatatcaGTCTTTTCCCTACCAAATGTGTATACTCACTAGGAATATTGTCCACACCAACCAGTGTTTTAATAAATTCACTTCTTggactgaaagaaggtttgagtgcttTAAGTATTTCAACACAGAATTGTGCCTTTTACCCGTGCATTGCAGAATGTTCCAGACCCTTAGACCAAAACATATGCTTTCCTCATTGGAAAATTGCATAATCTCAAGCTCTCCTCTAGCCAAGGCCTGAAGGGACATAAGCCACCTCTCTCATTCTTTATCCCTTTCTTGCTCTGCAGTTGAGATCACTCTCCAAGGACATAGAAAGTCTTGAAGGTGCTTTTTGCATCTGAGCTCTCAGGTTTCATTCAGTTCAGACAGTTACTAGGCTGACTCAGACCCAGGAACACCTTCTAAGGTATAGGGGACAACCTGTATGGAAATATGTGTCCAATTCTCTCAATTCTCTGGAACCCTAGAGAACTGGGAAAACTCAGGGAAAACTGTTTGATTGGATGCTCTTTTATGGAAGGATTCCCAGCTGTCATGCTCATGATGGGTCAATCCTTTTCAATTCCCAAAAATTAACCCTTGGGCTGTCTTTTAAGAAATTGGAATAAATTCAATATCTCTGAGGAACTTAAGAAATGGCCTACGTTCTTTTAAACACAGTTTGGCCTCGAGAATCAAGACTCAAGCCCATTCGTGGATCTTTGCAGTACAGTCCTTTGTTACAGCTCTTGCTGAGAGGGGAAATGGATGGAAATATCTTACATAATGTCCTTCATCTAACTCTTTTGGGACCACATTCTCAGAAAACATggtaagatgcttgtagctagaggCACCACACAAAAAGGGAATGGGAACCAACTTGATATTTTAAATGATCCCCTGCTTATAGTTCTCAAAGCTTCAGCCCTGCCCTCTTCCCTGCCTCTGTTCTTACACTTTCCCCTactcccttccctgcccctctCCCGATTGCCTCTTCCCCACCTACTCTGGCTGTTTCTACTTCTTTCCAGCCACTTTCTGCTTTCCCCAACACTTCCCCTGCTTCCCACTCCCCAAACCCCTTACCTTGAacacttcctcttttccctcattccccttcctttctcttctggtCCCCTTTTTATAGTTTCTGTCTCATAcatactatttccttttctgatccctcttgCTCCTCAGGTGCAGCAGATCTTTCCCTTTGCTTTGAAGTCCAATTCAGTTCGGCCCTCACTCCCTACCCCTTTTCTCACAAGAAATGAGACTTCCTATCTCCCTTCCTTGAAAGCTGAATTCTGCTATGCTTTCATGGCTTTGTCTTCTAAGGGAAGTAGCTGCCTTGCCCAGTGGGATGAGGTTCAAGTCCGTTTGTTCGTTTCAGACCTCACTCGGTTTAAAGAGAAACTAGGTTGATACTCTGATGATCCCCCTAAGTTTACTGAGGGCTATAGGGACATATCTCTTCAATTCAAGCTTTCTTGGGGACACTTGCATATCTTCTTCTAGACCTGCTGTACCATTGAGGATAAGAGGAGAATCTGGGAACAGGTTCAGAAATTTGGAGATCATTTGGCTAGCTTTGATTCCATGAAATATCCCCTGGGAAAGGGTGTTGTACCCACTAGTCAAAGGATGGTAGTGATATTCTTATTTTTGGAATCTCTATGCCACCCCACTAATATACCCATACCTAGATATAAACACTTTCTACATTAATAGTACATCAGCATAGAGGTCAAAGCAAAGATTATTGTCGTTCagacattttagtcatgtctgactctttatgatgaaaattggagatttcttggcaaatatgcaTGAGGGGTTTGGCATTTCCCAATCCAAAAGTAAAGATTATATTTTCTGAAATGTAGCTCAGCAGAGGTGCtgagagaaaatgcccagagtgaTGGCACTgattgggatggggtgggggtagtGCTCTTCCCCAGGGAAGAAGAATCATTAATTTGGAGAGTAGCTCTTCCTACTTtgtctaatttctttttaattctagtgccttcattATGTTGATTATTTCTCATCTATCCTTATGTTCTTTGTTGATGGCAATTGATTGACTCATAAGTTATACTATTTCAGTCATGTGATCATTAACAATGAAACACCCTcgaaattagaaaaatataaaatatattcttaaTTCACAAATATGAATTTACTAAATGATGGTAAAATTCaaagagagaaatgggagagggTAATCCAAGAAGTGAGGGAAAGTGAGAGCAGCAATGGGGATAAGTGAAAAATATTGAGGATGATACTAGCTAGAAGAGGTTCTAGGAAAGCTAACACTGCACTATTGGGACAAAATTTTTCTATGTGTTAAAAATAATTCCTGGCAATGttccaccagaaaaaaaaatttgtacaagtaataattataattctcaaattattttaaCTTATTCACTTGGGGAGCAGGATGATGGAAAGAGACTTTAATAATGAGTAGCTAGTATTCCTTTATTCCCCTGGGGAAGGCTCTTTATATTGGAGGGTTTTTTGATGAATTTTAAGAGGCTGGAGACATGTAATTTATTACTATTCAGAGTGCTCCAGATGCTTCAGGAACAAGTAAAAACCCCAGTAAAATTCATTGAGCTGGGCCATAtgagctcagggcacagctttcCACCTCAAGAGGTAGGCTGCACTATCCCAATGTacttttttctgatttatttattttatcagagCAGAACAATATGCTCAAAATCAAAGGATCCTTCTATGTGCTAATCAAACTAGCATTCTGTTGCATAGACAGTCATTAATGTAAAGTCTGGAGTGTCTTATATTTTTCTGTCTCCATGGTGCTTGGATGAGCGCAAATctattcaaattccttttctaGAAAATAAGTTTTCatgttaaaatagaaaaaatactgtgaacttttattatttttcttgagcttttcttttcaactctgtaCAGATTTCCTTCAATACATGTGCAACTCTTGGAGAACTGTCTGGAATACTGAGAATTTAACCAACTCAAGATGGATCACACAATTAATCAGAGGTAAAAAAGGAGTGAAATTTTAACTTTGTCCAAGCTTGATTAACAGTCACAGTAGAAATTCCTGACTCTGAATCCATTTCCATCATTGTTTCTCTCAAATGACatcagaaggaagagaaatacgGAATTAGAAACTCTTGACTACCTGGGCTAATGGTAAAATACTGTGTCCTAAGGAGAACTTGATGGCCCAgccaggagttaggaagaatCATCTCCCTTAATTCAAAAATGCCCTCATACTCATTCACTCTGTAaacctgaggaagtcacttcaccttgttcgACTGAGTTGTCTCATGTGTATAataaactgcagaaggaaatgacaaatcacttcagtatcttttccaagtaaaacccaaatggagtcaccaagagtcagacacaactgaaaactgaCAAAATAACAACTACTGTACTCTGTGGAATCTAACAATTTGCATTGGATTAAAGAAAGCTATATTTGATAGGTAAGGGGAATAATTTTGACTCTCACATTTTGCCTGAGAATTTGACACAATGCATTCTTTAAATACACCTAGTGTGATACATGTTCAGGCAGTCCCGAGGAGGGAGACAGGTAAAATATGATCTGAATGGGACAGAATTACATATTAATCAGGCAAACGAAAGCTGAATATAATTAAATGCAACACAATTGATACTAGAGTATTGAGTATGcattaggaaataatgaacaatcCAGACAAAGCATTGAGCGGTTCATAGGTGAAAATAGTCATAATGTATTTTGCCAAGTAGTTGCAACAAATTATCTGTGTTGGAGCAATAGCTGAACTGAAGGTTCCTTAGAGGTTAAATATCCCTCCAGGAGTGGATACTACTATAAGCATGTTTTTTGTAGGTATTGTGTATCTTTTAGAGATTCTGTAAAGTCGAATCCTAGAAGCCTTTTTCTAATATTCTGATGGAACAGGTTTGAATTTTCTGGCATGCTTAGTTTGGCATGCCAGGTAAATTTGGGCAAAGACGTAGTGTCCCACAGGTGATGACACATAATGATTTAAGTGAATTTGTGGTAATTGTTCTCCCACTCTCTACCTAACCCCTATTTGGTACAAGAGAGAACATTCTATAATATGATTATACTTATCTCAGACTAGGTCCAGGTGATCttctaagagaagaaaaggaccgTGTAAAAAGGACAGGAAAAAATGAGAACTATTTCATCTGTTTAGGGATTTGGGTTACAGAGGGAGGATGACCATTTCCATCCTTCCAAGCATGAAGTACAATGATTATGAGATAAGAGGACTAGTCCCCACGAGACAGAATTTCACAACTAAGAAGGCAATTGTAATGAGTCAGAGGAATAATATTAGAAGTATTGAGAAATGATGGGACACTTCTGTAtcataagaaaagagaaattaggaATTTTCAGCTTTGTTTTGGCTTGATGAGGACATTTTGCTTGGGTCTCAAATATTTTCCTGAATTTCTGGTGATACATCAATGTCATATCCTGCTGCTTCTGTGGGATACCCATCATAATATTAAGTATGAATTTACTGAAATTCCTACGTTTGTCCCCCATGGCAATTCTTGTTTTGACAAATGGCACCAATAGAGCTTAAAATTATGATTGGTCTCctcagaagggagagaattgtCAGTCAGTTGGTCAATATAGTCGTTAAGAGCCAGTTATTAGTCAAGACATTTTCTAATTGCCCaatataaatagataggtaggtaggtagatagatagatagatagatagatagatagatagatagatagacagacagatagatagacagatagatatgctCAAATGAGGGCGACAACGTGAAAGCCAGTATATACCACAAGGCATAGAAAGGATAAATAGTAGATTATAAACAGAGAATAGGTACAgaaattaagggggattgggaaaaacTTTCTGTAGTATTTCTGTACAATTTAAGTGCTGTGTCTCAGAAGTATTTACTTACCAGTTCCTATTTCCTTAGCACACTTCTATGTGTGACAGATAGCAAGGAAAATGTGAACTTTCAGtctataaagttatttttttcttaactcaATGATCAGAGAATTAAATATGACAAACACCTTACATTATTTTCTCATCTAGCTAGCTGTGTTGGTAGAGAGGCTGTGCTCAAAatgaacttttaaatttaatcttcatcATTAACTTCTTCCTCTATCCTCAAATCTAGATATTCTACAGCAAAATAATGCTTTTTGCTAATTTCAAGGTTTAAATTCTCACATTGAAATTTTAACCATCAGCTCTTTGGAACCCCTCTCAATAGTTCAGGTATCAGGTAAACTATCTCACCAAATCTAAGACAGGTTTCTGCAgacaattaataaaacaaaaataaaacttaatcCCAAGATATTGTGGCTTCCTTGAGATACAAGTTCTATAAAAACCATCCTTGGCGTTCTAAAcgatttttccatttattcccatAGCAGGTGAAATCCATCAGAAATGGCATCAGGAAATCTCTCCCATGTGACCACATTCATTCTCATTGGAGTCTCAGAACGTCCAGAGCTTCAAGTGCCACTCTTCTTCATCTTCGTAGTAAACTATGCAGTGACAGTGACTGGAAATGTGGGAATCATCACACTCACTAGTATAGATTCTCAACTTCAAActcctatgtattttttccttagaCACTTGGCTATCATCAACCTTGGTAATTCAACTGTCATTGCTCCCCAGATGCTGGTCAATTTCTTGTTAGAGAAGAAAACCATTTCCTACTATGGATGTGCAACTCAGCATGGAGGCTTCCTAGTCTTCATTGTGGCTGAGATTTTCATGTTGGCTGTCATGGCCTATGACCGCTATGTGGCTATTTGTAATCCTCTATTATACATGGTTGTGGTGTCACGGAAGATTTGCATCCTACTTGTTGTCCTTACATACATTTATAGCTTCTCAACAGCACTGACAGTCACCTCTTGTGTTTTCTCTATGTCCTACTGTTCCAATGtcattaatcatttttattgtgATAATGTGCCTTTATTAGCTTTATCTTGCTCTTGTATCAATATGCCAGAAACAGTAGTCTATATCTCTTCAGCTACTAATCTCTTCTTTTCCATGAAAATTGTCCTAGTGTCCTACTTCCGCATCATCTTGGCCATCCTGAGGATACGCTCAGCGGAAGGGAGACAGAAAGCCTTTTCCACCTGTGCTTCCCACATGATGGCTGTCACTGTTTTCTATGGGACACTTCTTTTCATGTACCTGCAGCCCCAGTCAAACCATTCCTTAAATACTGACAAAATGGCTTCAGTGTTTTACACACTAGTGATCCCTATGCTGAATCCTATGATCTATAGCCTGAGGAACAAAGATGTGAAGGAGGCTGCGAGGAGAGTCTTCATCAAGcctttcaaaacttttaaaagcaTGTAATTTGACAAATATTGAGTAAATCTAGATGTTCACAATTCTAGACTGGAGTTGCAAGAGTGTGATGGGGACAAACCGTAAGCTGCCCAGAATGAAAGGCAACCAAGCAGAGATACATTaattaaacagaaagaaaataagctATATAATGTATTAGGACAGAAATGAAAGCAGAAATCTAGTAGCCCATGAGTAAGAATAGTCGAGTCTAGAAAAGAGACAGTATGAAAGCAAGttaggaggggaaaaataagctTGAGAGAATAATCACAAAATagtcaagaatgaaggaaaatcaGATCCTATATGGAAACCAGAGGATGCTGTACTGAGAAGCTCATCTTCTTAATCTCTTGGGGATCCTTTTACATCCTACTGATTATGGATAGTGATAGGATTGTGCAGCATTGCAGGCAGAGGAAAAGGGGCTATAAATGCATTttatcagaggacctgagtttcagAAATCTGTTTAAAACCAcgtgattatttatttttattttttga from Notamacropus eugenii isolate mMacEug1 chromosome Y, mMacEug1.pri_v2, whole genome shotgun sequence encodes:
- the LOC140516524 gene encoding olfactory receptor 8J2-like; translated protein: MASGNLSHVTTFILIGVSERPELQVPLFFIFVVNYAVTVTGNVGIITLTSIDSQLQTPMYFFLRHLAIINLGNSTVIAPQMLVNFLLEKKTISYYGCATQHGGFLVFIVAEIFMLAVMAYDRYVAICNPLLYMVVVSRKICILLVVLTYIYSFSTALTVTSCVFSMSYCSNVINHFYCDNVPLLALSCSCINMPETVVYISSATNLFFSMKIVLVSYFRIILAILRIRSAEGRQKAFSTCASHMMAVTVFYGTLLFMYLQPQSNHSLNTDKMASVFYTLVIPMLNPMIYSLRNKDVKEAARRVFIKPFKTFKSM